The Streptomyces sp. NBC_00435 nucleotide sequence AGGGTTTCGCGTTCGATCCGATCCGTGTTCATCAGGACTCCTGGGTCGCTGCCGTTGGGTGCAACTCCAGAGTTGCACGTCCCTCATCCAGACGCAACCGCGGGGTTGCGTCCGATCGGGTGGGGGTCGGGTTGCGGCCGGGCGGGTGAACCGCGCGGGCGTCGACCACCCGAATGCGGTACGACAGGACGCCCCGTACGTGTACGCATATCCGTACATGCCGGTGCGGGGGTCCCAATGCGGGTAACCCGCCCCCGGAATCCCATCGCAGGAGGAACGCATGCTCGGTACCGACTACCGCACCGGCTCGCCCAACTGGATCGACCTCGGCAGTCCGGACATCCCCAGGTCCGCGGCCTTCTACCGCGCCGTCTTCGGGTGGGAGTTCCAGCTGCTCGGGCCTGAGACGGGCGGGTACGGGTTCTTCAAGTCGGACGGCAAGACCGTCGCCGCGGTCGGTGAGCTGAACCCGGGGGCGACCTCGGCGTGGACGGTGTACTTCCGGACCGACGACATGGACGCGACTGCGCAGGCGGTGCGCGACGGCGGCGGCGAGGTCCGGGTCGAGCCGATGGACGTCATGGGGGAGGGGTGGCTCGCGCAGCACACCGACCCGCAGGGCGCCGAGTTCGCCGTGTGGAAGCCGGCCAAGACGCAGGGGCTGGAGCTGGCTTCCGCCGACAATTCGCTGTGCTGGGTCGAACTGCACGTGCCGGACCCGGAGGCGGCGATCACCTTCTACAACGGGCTCTTCGGACACCGCTTCCAGGAGATGAACGTCCCCGGCATGACCTACCGGGTGCTCAGCATCGCCGACGGGGACCAGCAGGACGGCTCCTTCGGCGGAGTGGCACCGCTGGCGGAGGGGGAGACGACGGCGCGCTGGGTGCCGTACTTCGCCGTCGCGGACGTCGATGCCGTGGTGAGCACCGCGCAGACCAGCGGCGGGACGGTCCTGATGCCGGGTGCGGACGTACCCGAGGTCGGGCGGATCGCCTGGCTGGCGGACCCGGGCGGGTCGGTGTTCGCCCTGCTCAAGCCGCTGCCCCGGGAACAGTGACCGGCATAGGGTCCCGCGCGCCCCGCTGATTCCACCCCGGACGGCCGGCCCGTGCGCCGGCCGTCCGGGGCCTGAAGCCGCCCGGGTCCCGGCGGTCCGATCCCGGCGGTCGGCCCCCGGCCGTGCGGGCCCCGGCGGTCCGGGTCCTCAGCCGGTGAACGCCTCGACGAGGGTCCAGACGGCCAGCCCCGCCATGCACACGGCGCCGAAGCGCTGGACGGTCCTGAGGGGCACCCGCTTGGCGATGAACCGGCCCACTACCAGGGCGAGGGCGGAGACCGACATCAACGCGGCCGCCGAGCCGATGGCGGTGGGCAGCCAGCCGTTGGTGGCGGCGAGGTTGGCGGTGGTGATCTGGGTCAGGTCGCCCCACTCGCCGATGAACACGGCCATGAACGCCGTGGTGAACACGGGCCAGAAGCCGGTGACGGCCCTGGCCGCCGAGTCCGCCCCGTCGTCGTCCGCGCCGGAGCGCAGCATGACGAAGGCGCCGAAGGCGAAGAGGGCGGCGGAAACGAGTTTGACGGCCATGTTCGGCAGCATGCTGAGCAGGCTCCCGGCGCCGACCGCGATGGCCACGTGCACGATGAAGGCGGTCGAGGTGCCGAACCACACGTACAGCGGCCGCATCCGGGTGCCCATGGCCAGCGAGGCGAACATGGTCTTGTCGGGAAGCTCGGCGACAAAGATCAGACCGAAGGCGGTGAAGATCGCCACGGGGTCGAGGGTCATTCCGGATGCTGCTTTCTGCTGGAGCCGGGCTCTGATGGCTCGCAACGGCACCCAGGGGGCGACGGGAAGAACCACTCGGCCCGGCACGACGAAGCGTCCCGCATGGTGATGCGGGACGGGTCATGCCTTGGCCGAAGGTCTCGTCCGCCCCGCAGTGACGCGGTGGCCCGGTGGCCGGGACCCGTACGGGCGTCCAGTGTGTCGACCAGCGGTTCTCGGGACTACTCCCCTTCGCTGCATCCACTGTAACAGCGGACCCGGGCGGCCCCGGAGGCCGGACGGGCGCGGAGCCGTCGGGCACGAGCACTATCCGAAACGGACGGGGAGGTACTTCACGCCGTTGATGAAGTCCGAGCGCAGGCGGCGGACCTCCCCGGTGAGGAACACGTCGGGATGGTGGCGCAGGAGCTCCCGGACGAGGGCTTTGATCTGGGTACGCGCGAGGCCCGCGCCCAGGCAGAAGTGGGGGCCGCCGCCACCGAAGGTCAGGTGGTCGTTCGGGGTGCGGCGGATGTCGAAGGTGAAGGGGTCGGCGAAGACCTCCTCGTCGCGGTTGGCGGAGGTGTAGAACGTGACCACCTTCTGGCCCTCGGCGATGGGCTGCCCCCGCAGGGTGGTGTCACGGGTCGCCGTGCGCCGGA carries:
- a CDS encoding VOC family protein yields the protein MLGTDYRTGSPNWIDLGSPDIPRSAAFYRAVFGWEFQLLGPETGGYGFFKSDGKTVAAVGELNPGATSAWTVYFRTDDMDATAQAVRDGGGEVRVEPMDVMGEGWLAQHTDPQGAEFAVWKPAKTQGLELASADNSLCWVELHVPDPEAAITFYNGLFGHRFQEMNVPGMTYRVLSIADGDQQDGSFGGVAPLAEGETTARWVPYFAVADVDAVVSTAQTSGGTVLMPGADVPEVGRIAWLADPGGSVFALLKPLPREQ
- a CDS encoding TMEM165/GDT1 family protein — translated: MTLDPVAIFTAFGLIFVAELPDKTMFASLAMGTRMRPLYVWFGTSTAFIVHVAIAVGAGSLLSMLPNMAVKLVSAALFAFGAFVMLRSGADDDGADSAARAVTGFWPVFTTAFMAVFIGEWGDLTQITTANLAATNGWLPTAIGSAAALMSVSALALVVGRFIAKRVPLRTVQRFGAVCMAGLAVWTLVEAFTG